In Corylus avellana chromosome ca2, CavTom2PMs-1.0, the following proteins share a genomic window:
- the LOC132170949 gene encoding proteasome subunit alpha type-4: protein MSRRYDSRTTIFSPEGRLYQVEYAMEAIGNAGTAIGILSKDGVVLVGEKKVTSKLLQTSTSTEKMYKIDDHVACAVAGIMSDANILINTARVQAQRYTFAYQEPMPVEQLVQSLCDTKQGYTQFGGLRPFGVSFLFAGWDKNFGFQLYMSDPSGNYGGWKAAAIGANNQAAQSMLKQDYKDEITREEAVELALKVLSKTMDSTSLTSDKLELAEVFVLPSGKVKYQVCPPESLSKLLVKLGMTQPAAAEI from the coding sequence ATGTCTCGAAGGTATGATAGCCGCACAACGATATTCTCTCCAGAAGGTCGTCTCTACCAAGTTGAATATGCAATGGAGGCCATTGGAAATGCTGGAACTGCAATAGGGATTTTATCCAAGGATGGAGTTGTCTTGGTTGGTGAAAAGAAGGTCACTTCCAAGCTCCTTCAAACCTCAACATCAACTGAAAAGATGTATAAGATTGATGACCATGTAGCGTGTGCTGTTGCTGGAATAATGTCAGATGCCAACATCCTTATCAACACGGCTAGAGTCCAAGCCCAGCGTTATACTTTTGCTTACCAAGAGCCGATGCCTGTTGAGCAGCTTGTCCAATCTCTCTGTGACACCAAGCAAGGTTACACACAGTTTGGTGGGCTCCGTCCATTTGgtgtttcatttctttttgcagGTTGGGACAAAAATTTTGGTTTCCAGCTTTACATGAGTGACCCAAGTGGAAACTATGGTGGTTGGAAGGCTGCAGCGATTGGGGCAAACAACCAGGCAGCACAGTCGATGCTTAAGCAGGATTACAAGGATGAAATCACAAGAGAAGAAGCAGTTGAGCTTGCACTGAAAGTGCTCAGTAAGACAATGGACAGCACCAGTCTTACTTCAGATAAGCTAGAATTGGCTGAAGTCTTCGTCTTGCCTTCTGGAAAAGTGAAGTACCAGGTATGCCCACCAGAGTCCCTAAGCAAGTTGTTAGTGAAGTTGGGAATGACCCAACCTGCTGCCGCTGAGATATGA